One region of Enterobacter ludwigii genomic DNA includes:
- the uraA gene encoding uracil permease codes for MTRRAIGVSERPPLLQTIPLSLQHLFAMFGATVLVPILFHINPATVLLFNGIGTLLYLFICKGKIPAYLGSSFAFISPVLLLLPLGYEVALGGFIMCGVLFCVVSFIVKKAGTGWLDVMFPPAAMGAIVAVIGLELAGVAANMAGLLPADGQSPDSKTIIISLVTLGVTVFGSVLFRGFMAIIPILIGVLAGYALSFMMGVVDTTPIAQAHWFALPTFYTPRFEWFAIFTILPAALVVIAEHVGHLVVTANIVKRDLIRDPGLHRSMFANGFSTIISGFFGSTPNTTYGENIGVMAITRVYSTWVIGGAAIIAILLSCVGKLAAAIQIIPVPVMGGVSLLLYGVIGASGIRVLIESKVDYSKAQNLILTSVILIIGVSGAKVHIGAAELKGMALATIVGVGLSLIFKLISVIRPEEVVLDADESEKASH; via the coding sequence ATGACGCGCCGTGCTATCGGGGTGAGTGAAAGACCGCCGCTTTTACAGACTATCCCGCTTAGTTTGCAGCACCTGTTCGCTATGTTTGGCGCAACCGTGCTGGTGCCAATCCTGTTTCACATTAACCCGGCTACCGTACTGCTGTTCAACGGTATCGGGACGCTGTTGTACCTCTTTATCTGTAAAGGCAAAATCCCGGCGTATCTGGGGTCGAGCTTCGCCTTTATTTCTCCGGTCCTGTTGCTGCTACCGCTTGGGTACGAAGTGGCGCTGGGCGGCTTTATCATGTGTGGCGTGCTGTTCTGCGTGGTGTCCTTCATTGTGAAGAAAGCCGGTACTGGCTGGCTGGACGTGATGTTCCCGCCTGCGGCGATGGGCGCAATCGTTGCCGTTATCGGTCTGGAACTGGCCGGTGTGGCGGCGAATATGGCTGGTTTACTGCCTGCTGACGGTCAGTCACCGGATTCCAAAACCATTATCATTTCTCTGGTGACGCTGGGCGTAACGGTGTTTGGCTCCGTGCTGTTCCGTGGTTTCATGGCGATTATCCCGATTCTGATCGGGGTGCTGGCGGGTTATGCGCTCTCCTTTATGATGGGTGTTGTCGATACCACGCCAATTGCCCAGGCGCACTGGTTTGCCCTGCCAACCTTCTATACACCACGCTTTGAATGGTTTGCTATCTTCACTATCCTGCCTGCGGCGCTGGTGGTGATTGCTGAGCACGTTGGTCACCTGGTGGTGACGGCAAATATCGTGAAACGCGATCTGATCCGCGACCCGGGTCTGCACCGTTCTATGTTTGCTAACGGCTTCTCTACCATTATCTCCGGTTTCTTTGGCTCTACGCCAAACACCACTTACGGTGAGAACATCGGGGTGATGGCCATTACCCGTGTCTACAGTACCTGGGTTATCGGCGGTGCGGCCATCATTGCTATCCTGCTGTCTTGTGTGGGCAAACTGGCGGCGGCGATCCAGATCATCCCGGTACCGGTGATGGGCGGTGTTTCTCTGCTGCTTTATGGGGTAATCGGAGCGTCTGGTATTCGTGTGCTGATTGAATCCAAAGTGGATTACAGCAAAGCGCAGAACCTGATCCTGACCTCCGTGATCCTGATCATCGGCGTGAGCGGTGCCAAGGTGCACATCGGTGCGGCCGAGCTGAAAGGCATGGCGCTGGCGACCATCGTTGGCGTGGGCCTGAGCTTGATTTTCAAGCTGATTTCCGTGATCCGCCCGGAAGAGGTGGTGCTGGACGCCGACGAAAGCGAAAAAGCGTCACATTGA
- the upp gene encoding uracil phosphoribosyltransferase: protein MKIVEVKHPLVKHKLGLMREHDISTKRFRELASEVGSLLTYEATSDLETEKVTIEGWNGPVQVEQIKGKKITVVPILRAGLGMMEGVLEHVPSARISVVGIYRNEETLEPVPYFQKLVSNIDERMALVVDPMLATGGSMIATIDLLKKAGCSSIKVLVLVAAPEGIAALEKAHPDVELYTASIDQGLNEHGYIIPGLGDAGDKIFGTK, encoded by the coding sequence ATGAAGATTGTGGAAGTGAAACACCCACTCGTTAAACACAAGTTGGGCCTGATGCGTGAGCATGACATCAGCACGAAGCGTTTTCGCGAACTGGCTTCTGAAGTGGGCAGCCTGCTGACCTACGAAGCAACCTCCGATCTGGAAACAGAAAAAGTCACCATCGAAGGCTGGAACGGCCCGGTGCAGGTTGAACAGATCAAAGGTAAGAAAATTACCGTTGTGCCTATTCTGCGTGCCGGTCTTGGCATGATGGAAGGTGTGCTGGAGCACGTGCCAAGCGCGCGTATCAGCGTCGTCGGTATCTACCGTAATGAAGAGACGCTGGAGCCGGTTCCTTACTTCCAGAAGCTGGTGTCTAACATCGACGAGCGTATGGCGCTGGTGGTTGACCCAATGCTGGCAACCGGCGGTTCTATGATTGCCACCATTGACCTGCTGAAAAAAGCGGGCTGCAGCAGCATTAAAGTGCTGGTGCTGGTTGCGGCACCGGAAGGTATCGCGGCGCTGGAAAAAGCGCACCCGGACGTTGAGCTGTATACCGCATCTATCGACCAGGGGCTGAATGAGCACGGGTACATCATCCCGGGGCTTGGCGATGCCGGCGATAAGATTTTTGGTACTAAGTAA
- a CDS encoding 6-phospho-beta-glucosidase, which produces MSGFKEGFLWGGAVAAHQLEGGWKEGGKGVSVADVMTAGAHGVPREITNGVLQGKNYPNHEAIDFYHRYKEDIKLFAEMGFKCFRTSIAWTRIFPKGDELEPNEAGLKFYDDLFDECLKHGIEPVITLSHFEMPFHLVTEYGGWRNRKLIDFFVRFSKVVFQRYQHKVKYWMTFNEINNQANFHEDFAPFTNSGLKYEPGEDREPVMFQAAHYELVASALAVKAGREINPSLQIGCMIAMCPIYPLTCAPDDMMMAMNAMHRRYWFTDVHVRGKYPQHLLNYFERRGFALDITEEDKAALKQGCVDYIGFSYYMSFATKATADNPQLDYDESKSLVSNPYVQKSDWGWQIDPVGLRYSLNWFWDHYQLPLFIVENGFGAIDVQESDGTVNDQYRIDYLAAHIREMKKAVVEDGVDLMGYTPWGCIDLVSAGTGEMKKRYGFIFVDKDNEGNGTLNRSKKKSFDWYKQMIASNGDNL; this is translated from the coding sequence ATGTCAGGATTTAAAGAAGGTTTTCTGTGGGGTGGTGCGGTTGCGGCGCATCAGCTGGAAGGGGGCTGGAAAGAGGGTGGAAAAGGCGTTAGCGTTGCCGATGTCATGACCGCGGGCGCGCATGGCGTGCCGCGTGAAATCACCAACGGCGTGTTGCAGGGGAAAAATTACCCTAACCATGAAGCCATCGACTTCTACCATCGTTATAAAGAAGACATCAAACTCTTTGCCGAGATGGGGTTCAAATGCTTCCGCACTTCGATAGCCTGGACGCGGATCTTCCCGAAAGGGGATGAGCTGGAACCTAACGAGGCTGGCCTGAAATTCTATGACGATCTGTTCGACGAGTGCCTGAAGCACGGCATTGAGCCGGTCATCACACTCTCTCACTTCGAGATGCCTTTCCATCTGGTCACCGAATACGGCGGCTGGCGTAACCGTAAACTGATCGATTTCTTTGTCCGTTTCTCAAAAGTGGTTTTCCAGCGTTATCAGCACAAAGTGAAGTACTGGATGACCTTTAACGAGATCAACAACCAGGCGAACTTCCACGAAGACTTTGCGCCGTTTACCAACTCCGGGTTGAAGTATGAGCCGGGCGAAGACCGTGAGCCGGTAATGTTCCAGGCCGCGCACTATGAGCTTGTAGCCAGTGCACTGGCGGTAAAAGCGGGGCGTGAGATTAACCCGTCGCTGCAAATCGGCTGCATGATTGCCATGTGCCCGATTTATCCGCTGACCTGCGCGCCAGACGACATGATGATGGCGATGAATGCCATGCACCGTCGTTACTGGTTTACCGACGTTCACGTACGCGGCAAGTATCCGCAGCACCTGCTCAACTACTTTGAGCGTCGTGGCTTTGCGTTGGATATTACCGAAGAAGATAAAGCCGCACTTAAGCAGGGATGTGTGGACTACATCGGATTCAGCTATTACATGTCCTTCGCCACCAAAGCGACGGCTGACAACCCGCAGCTGGATTACGACGAGAGCAAGAGCCTGGTCTCCAACCCATATGTGCAGAAATCCGACTGGGGCTGGCAGATTGACCCGGTTGGGCTGCGTTACTCCCTGAACTGGTTCTGGGATCACTACCAGTTGCCGCTGTTCATCGTTGAGAACGGTTTTGGTGCTATTGACGTGCAGGAGAGCGACGGCACGGTGAACGACCAGTACCGCATTGATTATCTTGCGGCGCACATCCGTGAAATGAAAAAAGCGGTGGTTGAAGATGGCGTTGACCTGATGGGGTATACCCCGTGGGGCTGTATTGACCTGGTGTCTGCCGGTACCGGCGAAATGAAAAAACGCTACGGCTTTATCTTTGTCGACAAAGATAACGAAGGCAACGGCACGCTGAACCGCAGCAAGAAGAAGTCGTTCGACTGGTATAAGCAGATGATTGCGAGCAACGGCGATAACCTGTAA
- the purM gene encoding phosphoribosylformylglycinamidine cyclo-ligase — protein sequence MTNKTSLSYKDAGVDIDAGNALVDRIKGVVKKTRRPEVMGGLGGFGALCALPQKYREPVLVSGTDGVGTKLRLAMDLKRHDTIGIDLVAMCVNDLVVQGAEPLFFLDYYATGKLDVDTAASVINGIAEGCLQSGCALVGGETAEMPGMYHGEDYDVAGFCVGVVEKSEIIDGSKVADGDVLIALASSGPHSNGYSLVRKIIEVSGCDPQTTELDGKPLADHLLAPTRIYVKNVLELIENVDVHAIAHLTGGGFWENIPRVLPDNTQAVIDESSWQWPAVFNWLQTAGNVSSHEMYRTFNCGVGMIIALPASEADKAVKLLTEKGENAWKIGTIKASDSEQRVVIE from the coding sequence GTGACCAACAAAACTTCTCTCAGCTACAAAGATGCCGGTGTTGATATTGACGCAGGTAATGCGCTGGTTGACCGAATCAAAGGTGTGGTGAAAAAAACCCGCCGCCCGGAAGTGATGGGTGGTCTGGGTGGATTCGGCGCACTGTGCGCGCTGCCGCAAAAATATCGTGAACCTGTTCTGGTCTCGGGTACTGATGGTGTAGGTACAAAACTGCGCCTGGCGATGGATTTAAAACGTCATGACACGATCGGTATCGATCTGGTCGCGATGTGTGTGAATGACCTGGTCGTTCAGGGTGCTGAACCGCTGTTCTTCCTCGATTATTACGCGACCGGTAAACTGGACGTGGATACCGCAGCCAGCGTGATTAACGGTATTGCCGAAGGGTGTCTGCAGTCAGGCTGCGCGCTGGTCGGCGGTGAAACCGCAGAAATGCCAGGCATGTATCACGGCGAAGATTATGACGTCGCTGGTTTCTGCGTCGGCGTGGTAGAAAAATCAGAAATTATCGACGGCAGCAAAGTGGCTGATGGTGATGTCCTGATCGCACTGGCATCCAGCGGCCCGCACTCTAACGGCTACTCTCTGGTACGTAAAATCATCGAAGTCAGCGGTTGCGACCCACAGACCACTGAACTGGATGGCAAACCGCTTGCCGATCACCTGCTGGCCCCGACCCGCATTTACGTGAAAAACGTGCTGGAACTGATCGAAAACGTCGACGTTCATGCGATTGCCCACCTGACCGGTGGCGGCTTCTGGGAAAATATCCCGCGCGTTCTGCCGGACAACACCCAGGCAGTGATCGACGAATCCTCCTGGCAGTGGCCGGCCGTCTTTAACTGGCTGCAGACCGCAGGCAACGTCAGCTCTCACGAAATGTACCGCACCTTTAACTGCGGCGTGGGTATGATTATCGCCCTGCCAGCAAGCGAAGCGGATAAAGCGGTTAAACTGCTGACAGAGAAAGGTGAAAACGCGTGGAAAATCGGTACTATTAAAGCTTCCGATTCCGAACAACGTGTGGTCATTGAATGA
- the purN gene encoding phosphoribosylglycinamide formyltransferase, translating into MKNIVVLISGNGSNLQAIIDACKQKKINGTIRAVFSNKADAFGLERAREASIPAHALEASQFAGREAFDRELVQEIDAYAPDVVVLAGYMRILSPAFVEHYAGRLLNIHPSLLPKYPGLHTHRQVLENGDEEHGTSVHFVTDELDGGPVILQAKVPVFEGDNEEDVTERVQVQEHAIYPLVVSWFVDGRLEMRDGAAWLDGVKLPQQGYAAEE; encoded by the coding sequence ATGAAAAACATCGTGGTGCTCATTTCCGGTAACGGAAGCAATTTGCAGGCAATAATTGACGCCTGCAAACAGAAGAAGATCAATGGCACCATTCGGGCAGTATTCAGCAACAAGGCCGACGCGTTCGGCCTTGAGCGAGCCCGGGAAGCGAGTATTCCCGCGCACGCGCTGGAAGCCAGCCAGTTCGCCGGGCGTGAAGCCTTTGACCGCGAGCTGGTTCAGGAAATTGATGCCTACGCGCCTGATGTCGTAGTGCTGGCGGGGTATATGCGTATCCTGAGCCCGGCTTTTGTTGAGCATTATGCCGGACGCCTGCTGAATATCCACCCTTCTCTGCTACCGAAGTATCCTGGTCTGCACACCCATCGTCAGGTTCTGGAAAACGGCGATGAAGAACATGGTACCTCCGTGCATTTCGTTACCGACGAACTGGATGGTGGCCCGGTGATCCTGCAGGCGAAAGTGCCGGTCTTTGAAGGCGATAACGAAGAAGACGTGACCGAACGCGTACAGGTCCAGGAACATGCCATTTATCCGCTGGTGGTAAGCTGGTTTGTCGACGGGCGTCTGGAGATGCGCGACGGCGCTGCCTGGCTCGACGGCGTGAAGTTACCCCAGCAGGGTTATGCGGCCGAAGAGTAG
- the ppk1 gene encoding polyphosphate kinase 1, with amino-acid sequence MGQEKLYIEKELSWLAFNERVLQEAADKSNPLIERMRFLGIYSNNLDEFYKVRFAELKRRIIISEEQGLNSHSRHLLGKIQSRVLKADQEFDGLYNELLLEMARNQIFLINERQLSVNQQNWLRHYFKQYLRQHITPILINRETDLVQFLKDDYTYLAVEIIRGDSIRYALLEIPSDKVPRFVNLPPETPRRRKPMILLDNILRYCLDDIFKGFFDYDALNAYSMKMTRDAEYDLVHEMEASLMELMSSSLKQRLTAEPVRFVYQRDMPDAMVEMLREKLTISRYDSIVPGGRYHNFKDFIGFPNVGKANLVNKPLPRLRHIWFDKFRNGFDAIRERDVLLYYPYHTFEHVLELLRQASFDPNVLAIKINIYRVAKDSRIIDAMIHAAHNGKKVTVVVELQARFDEEANIHWARRLTEAGVHVIFSAPGLKIHAKLFLISRKEGDDVVRYAHIGTGNFNEKTARIYTDYSLLTADARITNEVRRVFNFIENPYRPVSFDYLLVSPQNSRRLLYDMIDKEIANAQKGLSSGITLKLNNLVDKGLVDRLYAASCSGVPVNLLIRGMCSLIPELEGISDNIRVISIVDRYLEHDRVYIFDNAGDKQVYLSSADWMTRNIDYRIEVAAPLLDPRLKQQILDIIEILFSDTVKARYIDKELSNRYVPRGNRRKVRSQLAIYDYIKSLEQPD; translated from the coding sequence ATGGGTCAGGAAAAGTTATATATCGAGAAAGAGCTAAGCTGGTTAGCATTCAACGAACGTGTACTCCAGGAAGCGGCTGACAAAAGTAACCCGCTTATCGAGCGCATGCGTTTTTTGGGTATTTACTCCAACAACCTGGATGAGTTCTACAAGGTTCGTTTTGCCGAGCTGAAACGGCGAATCATCATCAGCGAAGAACAGGGCCTAAACTCTCACTCGCGGCATCTGCTGGGCAAAATCCAGTCCCGTGTGTTGAAAGCCGATCAGGAATTTGATGGCCTGTATAACGAACTGCTGCTGGAAATGGCGCGCAATCAAATCTTCCTGATTAACGAACGACAGCTTTCCGTTAACCAACAAAACTGGCTGCGCCATTACTTCAAACAGTATCTGCGTCAGCACATCACCCCGATTCTGATCAACCGCGAAACCGACCTGGTGCAGTTCCTGAAAGATGACTACACCTACCTGGCGGTGGAAATTATCCGCGGTGATTCGATCCGCTACGCGCTGCTTGAGATCCCGTCCGACAAGGTGCCGCGCTTTGTGAACCTGCCGCCGGAAACCCCGCGCAGACGCAAACCGATGATCCTGCTGGATAACATCCTGCGCTACTGTCTGGACGATATCTTCAAAGGCTTCTTCGATTACGATGCATTAAACGCCTATTCCATGAAGATGACCCGTGACGCCGAATATGACCTGGTGCACGAGATGGAAGCCAGCCTGATGGAGCTGATGTCTTCCAGCCTGAAACAGCGTTTGACGGCCGAGCCGGTGCGCTTCGTTTATCAGCGTGACATGCCAGACGCCATGGTTGAAATGCTGCGCGAAAAACTGACGATTTCCCGCTATGACTCCATTGTACCGGGCGGTCGCTACCACAACTTTAAAGACTTTATTGGCTTCCCGAACGTCGGCAAAGCCAATCTGGTCAACAAACCGCTACCGCGGTTACGTCATATCTGGTTCGATAAATTCCGCAACGGATTCGATGCCATCCGTGAACGCGATGTCCTGCTCTACTATCCGTATCACACGTTTGAACACGTGCTGGAACTGCTGCGCCAGGCCTCTTTCGACCCGAACGTGCTGGCTATCAAGATCAACATCTACCGCGTGGCCAAAGATTCACGCATCATCGATGCCATGATCCATGCCGCGCACAACGGTAAGAAAGTGACCGTGGTCGTTGAGTTGCAGGCCCGTTTCGACGAAGAAGCCAACATTCACTGGGCTCGTCGTCTGACGGAAGCAGGTGTTCACGTTATTTTCTCTGCTCCAGGCCTGAAAATTCACGCCAAGCTGTTCCTGATCTCCCGTAAAGAGGGTGACGACGTGGTGCGTTATGCCCACATCGGTACCGGGAACTTCAACGAGAAAACCGCACGAATTTATACCGACTACTCGCTGCTGACCGCCGATGCCCGCATCACTAACGAGGTGCGTCGGGTCTTTAACTTTATTGAGAACCCGTACCGTCCGGTAAGCTTCGACTATCTGCTGGTCTCGCCGCAGAACTCGCGCCGCCTGCTGTACGATATGATCGATAAAGAGATCGCCAATGCCCAGAAAGGGCTGTCATCCGGCATTACGCTGAAGCTCAACAATCTGGTCGACAAAGGGCTGGTGGACCGCCTGTACGCGGCGTCCTGTTCCGGCGTACCGGTTAACCTGCTGATCCGCGGTATGTGCTCCCTGATCCCTGAACTGGAAGGCATCAGCGACAATATTCGCGTCATCAGCATTGTTGACCGTTACCTGGAACACGATCGCGTCTATATTTTCGATAATGCGGGTGACAAACAGGTTTACCTCTCTTCTGCAGACTGGATGACACGCAATATTGACTATCGAATTGAAGTCGCAGCACCGCTGCTGGATCCGCGACTGAAGCAGCAGATCCTCGACATCATCGAGATTCTGTTCAGCGATACGGTGAAAGCACGCTATATCGACAAAGAACTCAGTAACCGCTATGTACCGCGCGGCAACCGCCGTAAAGTGCGGTCGCAACTGGCGATTTACGACTATATCAAATCACTCGAGCAACCCGATTAA
- the ppx gene encoding exopolyphosphatase, producing MPINDKTPRPQEFAAVDLGSNSFHMVIAREVDGALQIIGRLKQRVHLADGLDERSMLSEEAMERGLNCLSLFAERLQGFSPSSVCIVGTHTLRQALNAPEFLKRAEKVIPYPIEIISGNEEARLIFMGVEHTQPEKGRKLVIDIGGGSTELVIGEDFEPRLVESRRMGCVSFAQMYFPGGTITRENFQRARMAAIQKLENLAWQYRIQGWNVALGASGTIKAAHEVLLAMGEKDGFITPERLILLTEEVLKHKSFDALSLPGLSDERKAVFVPGLAILCGVFDALAIKELRLSDGALREGVLYEMEGRFRHQDIRSRTAQSLANQYNIDREQAKRVLETTVQMYDQWQEQNPKLAHPQLAALLKWAAMLHEVGLNINHSGMHRHSAYILQNSDLPGFNQEQQTMMATLVRYHRKAIKLDDLPRFTLFKKKQFLPLIQLLRLGVLLNNQRQATTTPPTLKLKTDDHHWTLSFPHDWFSQNALVLLDLEKEQQYWEAVTGWLLKIEEESADVAA from the coding sequence ATGCCGATAAATGATAAGACCCCACGCCCGCAGGAATTCGCCGCGGTCGATCTTGGCTCTAACAGTTTCCACATGGTCATCGCCCGTGAGGTGGATGGAGCGCTGCAGATCATCGGTCGTCTGAAGCAGCGTGTACACCTGGCGGACGGTCTTGATGAACGCAGCATGCTTAGCGAAGAGGCAATGGAGCGCGGCCTGAACTGCCTGTCGCTGTTTGCCGAACGTCTGCAGGGCTTCTCGCCTTCCAGCGTCTGCATCGTGGGCACCCACACCCTGCGCCAGGCGCTGAACGCGCCTGAATTTCTCAAGCGGGCCGAAAAAGTGATCCCCTACCCGATTGAGATCATCTCCGGTAACGAGGAAGCGCGTCTGATTTTCATGGGGGTTGAGCACACCCAGCCGGAAAAAGGGCGCAAGCTGGTGATCGACATTGGCGGCGGTTCAACTGAGCTGGTAATCGGCGAAGACTTTGAGCCGCGTCTGGTGGAAAGTCGTCGTATGGGCTGCGTCAGCTTCGCGCAGATGTATTTCCCGGGTGGCACCATCACCCGTGAAAACTTCCAGCGGGCGCGTATGGCCGCCATCCAGAAACTGGAAAACCTCGCCTGGCAGTACCGTATTCAGGGCTGGAATGTGGCGCTGGGCGCATCGGGTACCATCAAAGCGGCCCATGAAGTGCTGCTGGCGATGGGCGAGAAAGACGGGTTTATCACGCCTGAACGCCTGATATTGCTGACTGAAGAAGTGCTAAAGCATAAAAGTTTTGACGCCTTGAGCCTGCCGGGTCTTTCCGACGAGCGTAAAGCGGTGTTTGTGCCGGGTCTGGCTATCCTCTGCGGCGTATTTGATGCGCTGGCCATCAAGGAGCTGCGTCTTTCTGACGGCGCCCTGCGTGAAGGTGTGCTGTATGAGATGGAAGGCCGTTTCCGCCATCAGGATATTCGCAGCCGCACTGCACAAAGCCTGGCAAACCAGTACAACATCGATCGTGAGCAGGCAAAGCGCGTGCTGGAAACGACCGTTCAGATGTACGACCAATGGCAGGAACAAAATCCTAAGCTGGCGCATCCGCAGCTTGCCGCCCTGCTGAAATGGGCAGCAATGCTGCATGAAGTGGGACTGAACATTAACCACAGCGGGATGCATCGCCACTCAGCGTACATTCTGCAAAACAGCGATTTACCAGGCTTCAACCAGGAGCAGCAGACCATGATGGCCACGCTGGTGCGTTATCACCGCAAAGCCATCAAGCTCGACGATCTGCCTCGCTTCACGCTGTTCAAGAAAAAGCAGTTCCTGCCGCTTATTCAGCTCCTGCGTCTGGGCGTGCTGCTTAATAATCAGCGTCAGGCCACCACCACACCGCCAACACTGAAGCTGAAAACCGACGACCACCACTGGACGCTGAGCTTCCCGCACGACTGGTTTAGCCAGAACGCGCTGGTCCTGCTGGACCTGGAAAAAGAGCAGCAGTACTGGGAAGCGGTCACCGGCTGGCTACTCAAAATCGAAGAAGAGAGTGCCGACGTCGCCGCGTAA
- a CDS encoding sensor domain-containing phosphodiesterase: MNIIAFLKNNEDRWWALPLILPVVLLPVLSVANTFTKLGEGIVALYYLPLSFLLSLMMFFGLEALPGIALSLFIRYYPSVGLFETVAGMLHFIVPIVLSWGGYRVFAPGRNMTAYGDTRLMAQRIFWQVFCPATLFLVLFQFAVYLGVYESRQSLAGLSPLNIRTLINYQTLLVSGLTGVPLSYLLIRLIRHPRYIKNLISQIRMQIEKKVTVAEFLIWAFALGGLLLLLLLPMNENSSIFSTNYTLSLLMPVMLWAAMRFGYKLVSLIWTPVLLVSIHYFYRYIPLHQGYDIQLAITSSSYLVFSFVVIYMSMLATHQRTVNQRSRRLALLDPVVHMPNLRSLLNDLAKNPWSALCLLRIPELEILGRNYGVLLRILYKQQLAQWINDKLQSNEKVYHLTGCDLAIRLNAESHQQRIETLDEHIKQFRFVWDGMPLQPQVGVSYCYVRSPVNHLHLVLGELGMVADLSLSSNHPENLQQRGAVHLQRSLKDKVAMMSRLQRALENNAFMLLVQPVCGQRGDRYHEVLLRMQDANGGLISPDQFLPVAQEFGLSSRVDLWVLDHTLRVLATHRERLPGQRFAINLAPSTVCRVQFPLEVSRLLTKYAIEPWQLIFEVTECSTFGSAEQAQQILGQLQKMGVRIAIDDFGTGYASYARLKSVDADILKIDGSFVQNIVNNSLDYQIVASICHLARMKKMLVVAEYVETEEIRSAVHALGIDYVQGYLIGRPVALESLLEAEASCADA, from the coding sequence ATGAACATTATTGCTTTTCTGAAAAACAATGAAGACCGCTGGTGGGCATTGCCGCTTATTTTACCTGTGGTTTTACTCCCCGTGCTGAGCGTCGCGAATACGTTCACGAAACTGGGCGAAGGTATTGTGGCGCTCTATTATTTACCCCTCTCATTTTTGCTTTCGCTGATGATGTTCTTTGGCCTGGAAGCGCTTCCCGGGATCGCGTTGTCGCTGTTTATCCGCTATTACCCATCGGTTGGGCTGTTTGAAACCGTCGCCGGTATGCTTCATTTTATCGTCCCGATAGTGCTCAGTTGGGGGGGATACCGGGTGTTTGCTCCCGGACGCAATATGACGGCGTACGGGGACACCCGGCTGATGGCGCAGCGCATTTTCTGGCAGGTTTTCTGCCCCGCGACGCTATTTCTGGTGCTGTTTCAGTTTGCGGTTTATCTGGGTGTGTACGAGAGTCGCCAGAGCCTTGCGGGATTATCCCCCCTTAATATTCGTACGCTCATTAACTATCAGACACTGCTGGTCAGCGGGCTGACGGGGGTACCGTTGAGCTATCTGCTGATCCGTCTGATTCGCCATCCGCGTTACATCAAAAACCTCATCTCGCAGATCCGTATGCAGATAGAGAAAAAGGTGACGGTCGCTGAGTTTTTGATTTGGGCATTTGCCCTTGGCGGGCTGCTTTTGCTGCTGTTGCTCCCCATGAATGAAAACAGCTCAATTTTTTCCACCAACTACACCCTGTCGTTATTGATGCCGGTGATGCTCTGGGCCGCAATGCGCTTTGGTTATAAGCTGGTGTCACTGATCTGGACGCCAGTCTTGCTGGTGTCCATTCACTATTTTTACCGCTATATCCCGTTGCATCAGGGTTATGACATTCAACTGGCGATCACCTCTTCCAGCTATCTGGTCTTTTCGTTTGTGGTGATTTACATGTCGATGCTGGCGACGCATCAGCGTACCGTGAATCAACGCTCCCGCAGACTGGCGCTACTCGACCCTGTCGTACATATGCCTAACCTGCGGTCGTTATTAAACGATCTGGCTAAAAACCCCTGGTCGGCGCTTTGTTTGCTGCGTATTCCTGAACTGGAAATTTTGGGGCGAAATTACGGCGTGTTGCTGCGCATTTTGTACAAACAGCAGCTGGCGCAATGGATTAATGACAAACTCCAGTCCAATGAGAAGGTCTACCACCTGACCGGGTGCGACCTGGCGATTCGACTCAACGCGGAATCCCACCAGCAGCGGATTGAAACCCTGGATGAGCATATCAAACAGTTCCGCTTTGTCTGGGATGGTATGCCGCTACAGCCTCAGGTGGGTGTGAGCTACTGCTATGTGCGGTCACCGGTGAACCATCTCCATCTGGTCCTGGGGGAGCTGGGGATGGTTGCGGACTTGTCGCTTTCCTCCAACCACCCCGAAAATCTTCAGCAGCGTGGCGCTGTCCATTTGCAGCGTAGCCTGAAGGATAAAGTCGCAATGATGAGCCGTCTGCAGAGGGCTCTCGAGAACAACGCATTTATGCTGTTAGTGCAGCCTGTTTGCGGCCAGCGGGGCGATCGCTACCACGAAGTCTTGCTGCGGATGCAGGATGCAAATGGGGGATTGATCTCCCCCGACCAATTCCTGCCCGTTGCGCAGGAGTTTGGTTTGTCATCGCGGGTGGATTTATGGGTGCTGGACCACACGCTACGCGTTCTGGCAACACATCGCGAAAGGCTGCCCGGCCAGCGGTTTGCCATTAATCTGGCCCCTTCAACCGTTTGCAGAGTGCAGTTCCCGCTTGAGGTAAGTCGTTTGCTGACGAAATACGCCATCGAACCGTGGCAACTGATCTTTGAGGTGACGGAGTGCAGCACGTTCGGCAGTGCTGAGCAGGCACAACAGATCCTCGGTCAGTTGCAGAAGATGGGGGTACGCATTGCCATTGATGATTTTGGTACCGGCTATGCGAGCTATGCCCGGCTGAAAAGCGTGGACGCTGATATTCTCAAAATCGACGGCAGTTTTGTGCAGAACATCGTTAACAACAGTCTGGATTATCAGATAGTGGCGTCAATCTGCCATCTGGCGCGAATGAAGAAAATGCTGGTGGTGGCAGAATATGTCGAAACTGAAGAGATACGTAGCGCGGTTCACGCGCTAGGTATTGATTATGTGCAGGGATACCTGATTGGCAGACCGGTCGCACTGGAATCACTGCTGGAGGCAGAGGCGTCCTGTGCGGACGCCTGA